The Ferrimicrobium sp. sequence ATGATGAACTCCAGGTGCTTGTTGCGGAGGCGAACGCGGCAGGAATCTTTGTCATGGCCCATGCCCAAGCGAGTGATGGGATTAAGGCTGCGATCAGGGCAGGCATTCGATCTATCGAGCATGGTGTATATCTTGATGACGAAGCGATTGAGATGATGCTCGCCAAGGGAACCTGGCTGGTTCCGACACTCATCGCTCCGATATCGGTCGTGGAGAGTTTTGATCAGGGTGCCTCGCTGCAGCCAGCCGTCATCGCCAAGGCACGAGAGCTACTCCTGGTGCACCAGGATTCGTTTGCGAGGGCTGTAAAGGCTGGTGTCAAGATTGCCATGGGAACAGACAGTGGGGTAGGCGCTCATGGTACCAACTTGCGAGAGTTGGCGTTAATGGAGGCGGGAGGCATGGATCCTGCAAGTGTGTTGGTTGCGACTACGCATAGCGCGGCGCAACTGATGGGCCTCGAGGGCGAGCTTGGCACCGTTGAGCCCGGCAAACGAGCCGACTTGGTAGTGGTCGATGGAGACCCGTTCGATTTTTCTCGGCTCAAGGAGAATGTGTCTGCTGTCTACAAGGATGGAGTTCTTGTGTCGGTCGGACAACAACGGATGGTCAAAGATGCCTGAGACTAAGAGCACGGTCCAGGCGAACCAGCGAGCATTGGCTGAGGACATGGTGGCATTGAGTCATCGGATTCATGCACATCCTGAGCTAGGGTTCCAAGAACAACTGGCGTCGAGATGGGTAGGCGAGGCGTTGGAGTCGGGCGGCTTTGCTGTCAAGCGAGGCGTGGCGGATTTACCAACTGCTTTTGAGGCGACGATTGGCTCGGGTGAGTTCGTGGTCGCGGTTTGTGCAGAATATGATGCCCT is a genomic window containing:
- a CDS encoding amidohydrolase family protein, with the translated sequence MMRTLFQGGQLFDGTGSGKAPADVVVEDGKIIEVGNGLDGDQVVDCTGKALLPGLFDCHVHVTSSGVDTMRRLTRPFSYQFYEAEANLKATLDLGITTIRDASGADLGVQQAVEDGLIAGPRMQISVTAISQTGGHGDGWLPSGINLDGKVSYPGRPSGIVDGPEEMRKKVREIIRSGGNVIKVFTSGGVLSPRDNPRHGHFRDDELQVLVAEANAAGIFVMAHAQASDGIKAAIRAGIRSIEHGVYLDDEAIEMMLAKGTWLVPTLIAPISVVESFDQGASLQPAVIAKARELLLVHQDSFARAVKAGVKIAMGTDSGVGAHGTNLRELALMEAGGMDPASVLVATTHSAAQLMGLEGELGTVEPGKRADLVVVDGDPFDFSRLKENVSAVYKDGVLVSVGQQRMVKDA